GGTAATTTGAAGCCCGCTCCTGTAAGCTGCCTTCGAGGGGCCTACCCTCATCTTCAATAAAGCATTGCTCACGCTACCACTGCGCTCGCATTCGTAACACACTATGAACGCCTCCCGTTTGAGCAAACTTTTCTTAAGTTCAGACAGATAGGTTAGGCTGCAGCTCTATATTCGACCTCTTGCAGCCGATACTAAAGCTGCGGGCCCCGATGAAATTCGCTGACTCACACCTCATTCTTCGAGCGAACTTAAAGCTCTGGCCATCATGCAGGTTTAGTGAGTCCCGGTCCAACCTGTTTTGTCATCCCATTTGAAATGCCTGCGCAACCTTTGGAGGTGTCACTCTTTAAAAAATAAAGATAAACTTTCTACACCGTGCGGCCTGCTTATGCAGGCTTAACGCTAACGTAGTCTGTTTGGTACAACCGGTTATGAGCCAATAGTGCCCAAATAGTTCGAGCCATCTTGTTGGCGAGCGCGACGACCACAACATTCAATGGACGCCGTTTGAGCATCTGCTCAACCCATAAGCTTGGCTGTTTCGCATGTGCGAGCACGCTACGCGCTCCGTGAATGAGCAAGGTACGCAAATACACATCACCACGCTTGCTGATGCCTTGCAACTTCACTTTGCCGCCTGAGCCGGTTTGCTTGGGAACCAGACCAATCCAGGCCGCAAACTCTCGACCTGACTTGAACACTTTCGTATCCCCTATCGTTGCAACGGCAGCACTCGCGGTGAGCACCCCAACCCCAGGTATCTCCATCAGGGCCTTGGCTGCTTTATCTTCTTTCATCCATTCACGCAACCGTCTCTCGATCTCAGCGATTTGTGCGTCCAGCTGCTTTAACCCATTCCACTGTTCTCGTAACGTGTCAAGCAACATGCTTGGCAGGCGATCGGCTATCCTTTCCAACACAATAGGCATCGCTTTATCCAGCGCGGCTCGCCCTTTTCCTATCACTTCACCGTATTCAGTCAATAAACCGTGCAAACTGTTTATTTGCATCGTGCGAAACTTCACCAACTGCTGACGCATTCGATGTAACGCCAGCACCGCTTGTTGCGCTTCTGTCTTGACGGCAATTGCCTTACCTGGCTGCTGCACGGCTAGCCAGATGGCTCGTGCATCCGCTGCATCATTCTTATTACGCACATTAAAAGCCTTCACAAACTTCGCTGGCATCAGCTTCACCTGGTGTCCCATTAGGATCAATTGCCGAGCCCAGTGTTGGGCTCCACCACATGCCTCCATGCCTATTAAACAGGACTCCCGATTGGCAAAGTGCTCAAGGAACTTCGCGCGTTTAATCGGCTTGTTCACTATTTCCCCTGTCTCTACGTCTATGTAGTGCACCTGCATCACATTTTTTGCAATATCAATTCCGACTGTTGTAAGCTTCATTTTGGACTCTCCTGTTTGCCTGTGAAGAAAATCTTCGTGATCTTCCATTTTAGGCACTCTGATGCCGTCGGCCTGGAGGGTCCTATTCCATTCGCCCTACAGACTGGTGGGAGGCGTTCATTACATTCTCCGTAAAATTCCCCACTAACTTAACAGTTTAGACTGTGGGGGGGACCCATCTCATTAATATCTGACAGGCTCACCCAACAGCAGCCGCACACTCTCTAAATCGATAAAATGCTTTCATCATCCCTTTTTTGATAACCAATTTTGCACCTTCCTCCCGCTTCATTCTAACAATTCTCTACTTGTTACCGCTCCCCTTTGCTTTAGCAGCTTCTCATTTACTTTACTTAGCCCTTCTATTCCTTCTAGGAACGCTCCACTCGCTGTCAAATATCCTGGCCCCTTACTCCAACACAGCCTCACCTTATACTCTTCTCCCTCTTTCTTCACCTCCCACCGGCGCACTGACTTATCAGCACTACCTGTCACCAGATAAGAACCCTTAGACGTCTCTTCCCAGGCTACGCTATTAACATCTCCGTTAAATCCTTGAATCACTCTTAGACATTCACCCGAGGTAACCTCCCACAGCCGCACCGTTTTGTCATTACCCCCCGACGCTAGCTGCTCTCCGCTCGGCGAATACACCACGCTTTTAACAGAGCTTGTATGACCTTCTAGAGTGCGAACCGACGCCCCGCTTTCTACTTCCCACAAGCGCACCGTCTTATCCGAACTGCCCGAGGCAACCAGCTTTCCGCTCGGCGAATACACTACGCTATTAACAGCGCCTGTATGGCCTTCTAAAATGCGAACTAGGGACCCGCTTTGCACATCCCATAGCCGCACCATATTATCTCTACTCCCCGACGACGCAAGCTGTGCTCCGCTCGGCGAATACACCACGCTTCTAACATTGTTTGTATGGCCCTCTAATGTATGAACCAGGGACCTGCTTTGCACATCCCACAGCCACACTGTATTATCCACGCCTCCCAACGCTAGCTGTGCTCCGCTCGGCGAATATGCCACGCTATCCACGAGGCTTGTATGGCCTTCTAAGGTGTGAACCAGTGCTCCGCTTTGCGAGTCCCACAACCGCACCGTACAATCCGAACTCCCCGACGCAAGCTGTGCTCCACTCGGCGAATACGCCACGCTACTAACACCTAATTTATGGCCTTCTAAGGTGTGAACTAGGGCTCCGCTTTCCGCTTCCCACAGTCGTACCGTCTTGTCCCAACCGCCCGATGCGATCTGCGCTCCGCTCGGCGAATACGCCACGCTAGTAACCCATAAAGTATGCCCTAGGGAGGGCATGGAAGCTCCGCTTTGCGAGTCCCACAACCGCACCGTACAATCCAAACTCCCCGACGCTAGCTGCGCTCCGCTCGGCGAATACGCCACGCTAGTAACATTGCTTATATGGCCTTCTAAGGTGTGAACCAGGACTCCGCTTTGCGGGTCCCACAGACGAACCACCCCCTCCTGACTACCTGACGCAAGCTGCGCTCCGTTCGGCGAATACGCCACGCTACTAACACCATATATATGACCTTCTAAGGTGTGAACCATGGACCCACTTTGCACATCCCACAGTCGCACCATATTACCAACTACCCCCAACGCAAGCTGCGCTCCGCTCAGCGAATACGCCACGCTACTAACACCATATATATGACCTTCTAAGGTGTGAACCAGAGCCCCGCTTTGCACATCCCACAGTCGCACCGTATAATCCATACTTCCCGATGCTAGCTGTGTTCCATTCGGCGAATACGCCACGCTACTAACATCATATATATGACCTTCTAAGGTGTGAATTAGGGCTCCGCTTTCCGCTTCCCACAAC
The Mycoavidus cysteinexigens genome window above contains:
- a CDS encoding IS110 family transposase codes for the protein MKLTTVGIDIAKNVMQVHYIDVETGEIVNKPIKRAKFLEHFANRESCLIGMEACGGAQHWARQLILMGHQVKLMPAKFVKAFNVRNKNDAADARAIWLAVQQPGKAIAVKTEAQQAVLALHRMRQQLVKFRTMQINSLHGLLTEYGEVIGKGRAALDKAMPIVLERIADRLPSMLLDTLREQWNGLKQLDAQIAEIERRLREWMKEDKAAKALMEIPGVGVLTASAAVATIGDTKVFKSGREFAAWIGLVPKQTGSGGKVKLQGISKRGDVYLRTLLIHGARSVLAHAKQPSLWVEQMLKRRPLNVVVVALANKMARTIWALLAHNRLYQTDYVSVKPA